One region of Peribacillus simplex genomic DNA includes:
- a CDS encoding tyrosine-type recombinase/integrase, translating into MKWSLKRHCSERDYILFLLGINTGLRVSDLLSMKIKDIKGKMEVIIKEGKTKKPRIIQLNNVCNELAAYIATIHGEWLFPSRKGDKPISKIQAYRQLNKAADMVDIEGVGTHTMRKTYGYWFYKRSKDVAELQVILNHSHPEITLKYIGIAAEGTEDSFNDIMGGRKKCH; encoded by the coding sequence ATGAAATGGTCACTGAAGAGACATTGCAGCGAGAGAGACTACATATTGTTCTTGTTAGGCATCAATACAGGCTTGCGTGTGTCTGATTTATTATCGATGAAGATAAAGGACATTAAAGGTAAGATGGAGGTCATCATCAAGGAAGGCAAAACAAAAAAGCCAAGAATAATACAGCTTAATAATGTATGTAATGAATTGGCAGCCTATATAGCCACCATCCATGGTGAATGGCTATTCCCCTCACGTAAGGGCGATAAGCCAATTAGCAAGATACAAGCCTACAGACAGCTTAATAAAGCAGCGGACATGGTGGATATCGAGGGCGTTGGTACCCATACCATGAGGAAAACGTATGGGTACTGGTTCTATAAACGAAGTAAGGACGTTGCTGAATTACAAGTGATCCTTAATCATTCACATCCTGAAATTACACTCAAGTACATTGGGATTGCTGCTGAAGGAACAGAGGACAGCTTTAATGATATTATGGGAGGACGGAAGAAATGTCACTGA
- a CDS encoding sigma-70 family RNA polymerase sigma factor produces the protein MINKLREDISEEKDNGEILREVYPELLRFCRFLTQNNWDGDDLAQETVLKAMQGYGKKTEITTALLKTIARHSWIDTIRKRKKESLDELVDTEQQGSVGENAFETVEYIIKSLTPKQAVVFLLKEGFLYRSKEISDYLNTTETAVKAILNRVKKRFDDDVEERKLSCVEDWQDEEEQRLMSLMTQALKVQNPDILIRSIPSFKSLDSESMTPKLMNRSILSKSSFTPSNTLSMAA, from the coding sequence ATGATAAATAAGTTAAGGGAAGATATTTCTGAAGAAAAGGATAACGGTGAGATTTTGCGTGAAGTCTATCCTGAATTGCTTCGGTTTTGCCGATTCCTGACCCAAAATAATTGGGATGGGGATGATTTGGCACAGGAAACGGTATTGAAGGCAATGCAGGGCTATGGAAAGAAAACCGAGATAACAACGGCCTTATTGAAGACGATAGCCCGCCATTCCTGGATTGATACGATACGAAAAAGGAAAAAAGAATCATTAGACGAACTGGTGGATACCGAACAACAGGGATCAGTTGGGGAAAATGCCTTTGAAACGGTTGAATATATAATAAAGTCACTTACCCCGAAACAAGCCGTTGTGTTCCTGTTAAAGGAAGGATTCCTCTATCGGTCAAAAGAAATCTCAGATTATTTGAACACCACGGAAACGGCTGTAAAGGCAATCTTGAACCGTGTGAAAAAGCGTTTTGACGATGACGTTGAAGAGCGTAAGTTGTCTTGTGTGGAAGATTGGCAGGATGAGGAGGAACAGCGGCTCATGTCCCTGATGACACAGGCTTTAAAAGTCCAGAATCCTGATATCCTCATTAGAAGCATTCCATCTTTCAAATCCCTGGACAGTGAATCAATGACTCCTAAACTGATGAATCGTTCGATTCTTTCCAAATCAAGCTTCACTCCTTCAAACACACTCTCAATGGCAGCATAG
- the clpP gene encoding ATP-dependent Clp endopeptidase proteolytic subunit ClpP, which translates to MTTIPYVIEQSGKGERSYDIYSRLLKDRIIMIGEEITDHLANSVVAQLLFLAADAPEKEITIFINSPGGSTSAGFAIYDTMQYIKPDIRTVCTGMAASFGAMLLLAGTKGKRCALPNSEIMLHQPLGGARGQATEIEISARRILKLKDHINQIISERTGQPIEKVAKDTDRDYFLSAIEAKDYGIIDEIIVQDK; encoded by the coding sequence ATGACCACCATTCCATATGTAATTGAGCAATCAGGCAAGGGTGAGCGCTCGTATGATATTTATTCCAGACTTCTAAAAGACCGTATCATCATGATTGGGGAAGAAATCACCGATCATTTAGCCAATAGTGTGGTTGCCCAATTGTTATTCTTGGCAGCAGATGCACCTGAGAAGGAAATTACCATCTTCATAAACAGTCCAGGGGGCTCGACCAGTGCCGGTTTCGCCATTTATGATACGATGCAATATATTAAGCCTGATATCCGGACTGTATGTACGGGGATGGCTGCATCATTCGGTGCCATGCTTTTATTGGCGGGTACGAAAGGGAAAAGGTGCGCTTTGCCAAATAGTGAAATCATGCTTCATCAACCGCTTGGTGGGGCGAGGGGGCAAGCCACGGAAATTGAAATTTCTGCCCGAAGGATTTTGAAACTAAAGGATCATATCAATCAAATCATCTCGGAAAGGACTGGGCAGCCTATCGAAAAGGTGGCGAAGGACACAGATCGTGATTACTTCTTAAGCGCAATAGAGGCGAAGGATTACGGTATAATCGATGAAATAATCGTTCAGGATAAGTAA
- a CDS encoding DUF6241 domain-containing protein: MKKTKKVLLISGIFVVALFGLGIASFKIMENSNDYEKAQLEVEARETKEQIEREREDVKITAQREAKAREAELEAKTAIYDGIEFETGLDEDSTETEVMDVMHKMTHQKVRSQDKWGAIPMSPKIIEEVYKIVDLSDFQHRDRLLGIAARWGNFNFSTIVQDHNFFWKAKEGTVGKAHGTLSAAEEIEFIEVNFK; this comes from the coding sequence ATGAAGAAAACGAAAAAGGTTTTACTTATTAGTGGAATCTTTGTTGTGGCATTATTCGGGTTGGGGATTGCTTCCTTTAAAATCATGGAAAACTCCAATGATTACGAAAAAGCACAACTGGAGGTCGAAGCCAGGGAAACCAAAGAACAAATTGAAAGAGAAAGAGAGGATGTGAAAATCACAGCCCAAAGGGAAGCGAAAGCTAGAGAGGCGGAACTTGAAGCGAAAACAGCGATATATGATGGGATTGAATTTGAAACAGGGCTTGATGAAGACTCAACCGAAACGGAAGTCATGGACGTCATGCATAAAATGACTCATCAAAAAGTTCGATCGCAAGATAAATGGGGAGCTATACCAATGTCCCCTAAGATTATAGAAGAGGTTTATAAAATAGTGGATTTAAGTGATTTTCAGCATAGAGATAGATTGCTCGGCATTGCTGCCAGGTGGGGGAACTTTAATTTTAGCACGATCGTTCAGGACCATAACTTCTTTTGGAAAGCCAAAGAAGGTACCGTTGGAAAAGCCCATGGCACATTAAGTGCGGCAGAAGAGATTGAATTCATTGAAGTGAATTTTAAGTGA
- a CDS encoding ATP-binding protein, with amino-acid sequence MLKNYQYYQNKHRFILKAFMAMISFLLLVGISVSPISWKDNPYDMTFQVILISGMIISLLFFLKTEVNFYKTLFISLITVYIYSKFWIFPDTAIMLAFFAIAPLIPIFLFDKIGFYIVATLNIILGPASILIISQTDLKYTYEYVSLDSFGNTINFIAIQIILVFVFIGTNNRMESTNAFHKEIQQAKQLNSVGQLAATIAHEIRNPITVVKGFAQLLDQEKELNETEKFYVQTMLTELEYTQVIINDYLSLAKPQTDNIQVIPLNYEIQKISDLLSSFANNRNIGFQLDFRDDLQINMNPIELKQILVNIMKNGIESMNNPGFIKVETEKELTMAKIRITDTGIGLSKEQLEILGTPFYSLKDRGTGIGLTVCYSIVQKYKGKIVVQSELNKGTSFTIYLPLYSEID; translated from the coding sequence ATGTTAAAAAACTATCAATATTATCAAAACAAACACCGATTTATACTGAAGGCATTCATGGCAATGATATCCTTTTTACTATTAGTTGGGATTTCCGTATCACCTATAAGTTGGAAAGATAACCCCTACGATATGACATTCCAGGTCATTTTAATATCGGGGATGATAATTTCTCTGTTGTTTTTCTTAAAAACAGAAGTCAATTTCTATAAAACCCTATTCATTTCTTTAATTACTGTTTATATATACAGCAAATTCTGGATTTTCCCAGATACCGCAATTATGCTGGCTTTTTTTGCTATAGCACCCTTGATTCCCATTTTTCTCTTTGATAAAATCGGATTTTATATTGTCGCCACTTTAAATATCATATTAGGTCCTGCTTCCATCTTGATCATTTCGCAAACGGATCTTAAATACACTTATGAGTATGTTTCATTGGATAGTTTCGGCAATACGATTAATTTCATCGCTATACAAATCATATTGGTATTTGTGTTCATAGGAACCAACAATAGGATGGAATCCACTAATGCATTCCATAAGGAGATCCAACAGGCCAAGCAATTGAACTCAGTCGGTCAGCTAGCAGCCACCATTGCACATGAGATACGAAATCCCATTACAGTCGTGAAGGGGTTTGCCCAGTTATTGGATCAAGAGAAGGAACTGAATGAGACGGAAAAATTTTATGTGCAGACCATGCTTACAGAACTTGAATATACACAAGTGATAATCAATGACTATTTGTCTTTGGCAAAACCGCAAACGGATAATATTCAGGTCATTCCTTTAAATTATGAAATCCAAAAGATTTCCGATCTATTATCCAGTTTTGCCAATAATCGAAACATAGGCTTTCAACTTGATTTCCGTGATGACCTACAAATCAATATGAATCCGATCGAGCTTAAACAGATACTGGTCAATATCATGAAAAATGGAATTGAGTCGATGAACAATCCCGGATTCATCAAGGTGGAAACAGAGAAGGAACTCACTATGGCAAAAATCCGAATAACGGATACAGGAATAGGTCTTTCCAAAGAACAGCTTGAAATACTCGGCACCCCATTCTATTCGCTTAAAGATAGGGGAACTGGTATCGGCCTGACCGTTTGTTATTCCATCGTTCAAAAATACAAAGGGAAAATCGTGGTACAGAGCGAATTGAACAAAGGAACATCCTTCACTATTTATTTGCCCTTATATAGCGAAATAGATTAA
- a CDS encoding glycerophosphodiester phosphodiesterase, translated as MKTNIKKFGLCMMSAAFILQATSMEASAANEDHSNSSIYERKIVNIAHRGASGYAPEHTIPAYQLGEQMKGDYIEIDLQMTKDGRLIAMHDEKVDRTTNGTGLVKDLTLAEIKKLDAGTWFNEKYPQLAKKKYEGLTVPTLEEVFMKFGRQANYYIETKSPDVYPGMEEELLQVLKENKLVDSKGRTKNVLIQSFSQESLLKVHAMNPNLRLVQLFSYKNQATISDEELESIKKYAIGVGPNFNKVDGQYVKMVRNHDLQFHPYTVNERADMKKALEWGATGLFTNYPDVFNEVLREYKHEKHNDNVNL; from the coding sequence ATGAAAACGAATATAAAGAAATTCGGTTTATGCATGATGAGTGCGGCTTTTATATTGCAGGCTACTTCCATGGAGGCCTCAGCAGCAAATGAAGATCATTCGAATTCATCTATTTATGAGAGGAAAATTGTGAATATCGCACATCGAGGAGCTTCCGGTTATGCTCCTGAACATACCATACCCGCATATCAATTGGGAGAACAAATGAAAGGCGACTACATAGAAATCGATCTTCAGATGACAAAGGATGGAAGATTGATAGCAATGCATGATGAAAAGGTGGATCGTACAACGAATGGTACAGGTCTAGTGAAAGACTTAACGCTGGCAGAAATCAAAAAACTAGATGCCGGTACATGGTTCAATGAAAAATATCCGCAATTGGCAAAAAAGAAATATGAAGGGTTAACGGTACCCACTCTTGAAGAAGTCTTTATGAAATTCGGCAGGCAGGCCAATTACTATATTGAAACAAAGTCTCCTGATGTATATCCAGGAATGGAAGAAGAACTTCTGCAAGTTCTGAAAGAAAATAAACTGGTGGATTCAAAAGGCCGTACCAAAAATGTACTTATACAATCGTTCAGTCAAGAAAGCCTGTTGAAGGTTCATGCCATGAATCCAAATTTACGACTTGTACAGCTTTTTTCTTATAAGAACCAAGCAACCATTTCTGATGAGGAATTGGAATCCATTAAGAAATATGCCATTGGCGTTGGCCCGAACTTCAATAAGGTGGACGGACAATATGTGAAGATGGTTCGAAATCATGACCTTCAATTCCATCCATATACAGTAAATGAAAGAGCGGACATGAAAAAAGCTCTAGAATGGGGTGCAACGGGGCTGTTTACGAATTATCCCGATGTATTTAACGAGGTTCTAAGAGAGTATAAGCATGAAAAGCACAATGACAATGTGAATTTATAA
- a CDS encoding PdaC/SigV domain-containing protein: MLSKNFTKIFLAVALAFTCISFLLIKIDSVSAATTENATVNTKNSPLSVRSGPGTSYKKVGSLEKGKAVTVYSKTKSGWSEIRYNGKKAYVSTKYLKFSNVKITKKKYKNISDLSYPQVSGLKSKAAQDKINQVLTKHAKDAYSFYLQAKKDREKDKNEEWCKESPYTCQYSYSISYKVKFNQDEKLSILFDDYSYSGGAHGMGYTTSYNFKVSSGKQVKISEILTSKVKYTKVQKYAFDYMRKRDSFYVKKQSEVPVNKDSQFYYTNGGIYLVFQEYEVAPYAFGRPAVKIPSKVYK, encoded by the coding sequence ATGCTATCCAAGAATTTCACTAAGATTTTCCTTGCTGTCGCATTAGCTTTTACATGCATCTCTTTTTTACTGATAAAAATCGACTCTGTCTCCGCAGCCACTACAGAAAACGCAACGGTAAACACGAAGAATTCCCCTTTATCTGTTAGAAGTGGTCCCGGCACCAGCTATAAAAAAGTAGGATCGTTGGAGAAAGGGAAAGCCGTAACCGTTTATTCAAAAACAAAATCCGGCTGGTCGGAAATTCGGTACAATGGAAAAAAAGCCTATGTATCTACTAAATATTTAAAATTCAGCAATGTGAAGATAACCAAGAAAAAGTATAAAAATATTAGTGACTTGTCGTATCCGCAAGTATCAGGACTAAAAAGTAAAGCAGCTCAGGATAAAATTAATCAGGTGTTAACTAAGCATGCCAAGGATGCCTATTCCTTTTATCTGCAAGCAAAAAAGGATAGGGAAAAAGATAAAAATGAGGAATGGTGCAAAGAATCCCCATACACTTGCCAGTATAGTTACAGTATTTCGTATAAAGTGAAATTCAACCAGGATGAAAAGCTAAGCATTCTTTTTGACGATTACTCCTATAGCGGTGGAGCTCATGGAATGGGATACACAACATCCTATAATTTTAAAGTGTCTTCCGGTAAACAGGTGAAAATCAGTGAAATCCTCACATCCAAAGTGAAATATACGAAGGTGCAGAAATATGCTTTTGACTACATGAGGAAAAGAGATAGTTTTTATGTAAAAAAACAGAGCGAGGTTCCCGTCAATAAGGATTCACAGTTCTATTATACAAATGGGGGGATCTATCTCGTATTCCAAGAATATGAAGTAGCTCCTTATGCATTTGGCCGCCCTGCAGTAAAAATCCCAAGTAAGGTTTATAAATAA
- a CDS encoding histidine phosphatase family protein, whose product MKIGLVRHFKVAHEFPTGKSVTADDMKQWFVDYDAADIIYGTTLLGVEEWQECYCSNMSRAVKTAEHIYPGTVHRMEELREIPSPPLKGKVKLPFILWAIWIRCCSLFNKETRAEIKIAERRINRVLDEVFAKGERDVLIVSHAALMVYMRKELIRRGFTGPKFKIAGNGKLYVFER is encoded by the coding sequence ATGAAAATTGGTTTAGTACGGCATTTTAAGGTGGCACATGAATTCCCTACTGGGAAATCTGTGACGGCGGATGATATGAAGCAATGGTTTGTGGACTATGATGCAGCGGATATTATTTATGGAACGACCTTACTTGGCGTGGAGGAATGGCAGGAATGTTATTGCAGTAATATGTCGAGAGCTGTCAAGACAGCGGAACATATTTATCCAGGTACGGTTCATCGGATGGAGGAGCTGCGGGAAATACCTTCTCCCCCTCTCAAAGGGAAGGTGAAGCTGCCATTCATCCTTTGGGCCATCTGGATTCGCTGCTGCTCGCTGTTCAACAAGGAGACAAGGGCGGAAATTAAGATCGCCGAACGAAGGATCAATAGAGTATTGGATGAAGTTTTTGCAAAGGGGGAAAGGGATGTTCTGATCGTGAGTCATGCCGCCCTTATGGTCTATATGAGGAAAGAGCTGATCCGACGGGGGTTCACCGGTCCAAAATTCAAGATTGCCGGTAATGGAAAGCTGTATGTATTCGAAAGATGA
- a CDS encoding HAD family hydrolase, protein MVKAVFFDLDDTLLWDQKSVKEAFVATCKVAKEKYDLNVDEFEEAVRKEARELYSSYDTYGFTQMIGINPFEGLWGNFQDDHDEFRKMAVIAPNYRKEAWTRGLKALGIDDPAFGLELAERFPAERRKKPFIYEESFRVLDELKGKYKMLLLTNGSPELQNTKLEITPELVPYFDQIVISGAFGRGKPDASIFEHALEIMELDKDEVLMVGDNLMTDILGASRVGIKSVWINRHDKERNEVLPTYEIKHLEGLFPILESLEN, encoded by the coding sequence TTGGTGAAGGCAGTTTTTTTTGATTTAGATGATACATTACTATGGGATCAGAAAAGTGTAAAAGAGGCTTTTGTGGCCACATGTAAAGTGGCTAAGGAGAAATATGATTTAAATGTCGACGAGTTTGAAGAAGCAGTTCGGAAGGAAGCGCGTGAGCTTTATTCTTCTTACGATACTTATGGATTTACACAAATGATCGGAATCAACCCATTTGAAGGACTGTGGGGAAATTTTCAGGATGATCATGATGAATTCCGGAAGATGGCCGTGATTGCACCAAATTATCGGAAAGAAGCATGGACGAGAGGCTTGAAGGCATTAGGGATCGATGACCCGGCATTTGGACTCGAACTGGCAGAACGTTTCCCTGCAGAGAGACGTAAAAAGCCATTTATTTATGAAGAATCATTCCGTGTGTTAGATGAATTAAAAGGGAAGTACAAAATGCTATTGTTGACAAACGGTTCTCCTGAACTCCAAAATACTAAACTTGAAATTACACCTGAACTAGTTCCTTATTTCGATCAAATCGTCATTTCTGGAGCTTTTGGACGAGGTAAACCGGATGCCTCCATTTTTGAGCATGCTTTGGAGATCATGGAGCTTGATAAGGATGAAGTATTGATGGTCGGCGATAATTTAATGACGGATATCCTTGGGGCATCACGGGTAGGTATAAAGTCGGTTTGGATAAATCGCCATGATAAGGAACGGAATGAAGTGCTTCCAACCTATGAAATCAAGCATTTAGAGGGGCTTTTCCCAATCCTTGAGAGCCTGGAAAATTAA
- the thiC gene encoding phosphomethylpyrimidine synthase ThiC — MMSNSVNDMNVSIMSSFAGSKKVYVEGSRPDIKVPMREIKLSPTTGAFGEEENPPLRVYDTSGSYTDSEYPIDIHKGLAPIRRNWVLEREDVEEYEGREIKPEDNGYKKVESQSKAEIFPGLKRKPLRAMKGKNATQLHYARKGIITPEMEFISIRENVAPEFVREEVASGRAIIPANINHPESEPMIIGRNFHVKINANIGNSAVSSSIEDEVEKMTWATRWGADNIMDLSTGKNIHTTREWIIRNSPVPVGTVPIYQALEKVNGVAEDLNWEVFRDTLIEQAEQGVDYFTIHAGVLLRYIPLTAKRVTGIVSRGGSIMAQWCLAHHQESFLYTHFEEICEIMKAYDVSFSLGDGLRPGSIADANDEAQFAELETLGELTKIAWKHDVQVMVEGPGHVPMHLIKENMDKQLEVCQEAPFYTLGPLTTDIAPGYDHITSAIGAAMIGWFGTAMLCYVTPKEHLGLPNKEDVRVGVITYKIAAHAADLAKGHKDAQKRDDALSKARFEFRWRDQFNLSLDPERAVEYHDETLPAEGAKTAHFCSMCGPKFCSMRISQDIRDLAKEKGLGFESVIDEGLKEKANEFRKTDGEIYQ; from the coding sequence ATGATGAGTAATTCAGTAAATGACATGAACGTTTCAATTATGTCCAGTTTTGCCGGGAGTAAAAAAGTGTATGTTGAGGGATCTAGACCTGATATTAAAGTACCTATGCGTGAAATTAAGCTAAGTCCCACTACAGGTGCATTCGGCGAAGAGGAGAATCCGCCTTTGCGGGTTTATGACACAAGCGGTTCATATACGGATTCAGAATATCCCATTGATATTCATAAAGGCCTTGCCCCGATTAGACGCAATTGGGTCCTGGAACGTGAAGACGTTGAAGAGTATGAAGGACGTGAAATAAAACCCGAAGATAATGGGTATAAAAAAGTGGAGTCACAATCCAAAGCTGAAATTTTTCCGGGATTGAAAAGAAAGCCATTGCGTGCAATGAAAGGTAAAAACGCAACCCAGCTTCATTATGCACGTAAAGGTATCATCACCCCCGAAATGGAGTTCATTTCAATCAGGGAAAATGTTGCCCCTGAGTTTGTAAGAGAAGAGGTAGCTAGCGGCAGGGCGATCATTCCGGCAAATATTAATCATCCTGAAAGTGAGCCAATGATCATCGGACGTAATTTTCATGTGAAAATAAATGCGAATATAGGAAACTCAGCTGTTAGTTCATCGATTGAAGATGAAGTGGAGAAAATGACTTGGGCTACACGTTGGGGAGCCGACAACATAATGGATTTATCCACCGGAAAGAATATTCACACGACCCGGGAATGGATTATCAGGAATTCACCAGTGCCAGTTGGGACGGTTCCGATATATCAAGCATTGGAAAAAGTGAATGGAGTCGCGGAAGATTTAAATTGGGAAGTTTTTCGGGATACATTAATCGAGCAGGCCGAGCAAGGTGTCGATTACTTCACCATACACGCTGGTGTGCTTTTGCGGTACATCCCTTTAACAGCAAAGCGAGTTACGGGAATTGTTTCACGAGGGGGGTCCATCATGGCACAATGGTGCTTGGCCCACCACCAAGAAAGCTTCCTCTATACTCACTTTGAAGAGATTTGTGAAATCATGAAGGCATATGATGTTTCATTTTCATTAGGTGACGGCCTCCGTCCTGGATCCATTGCAGATGCAAACGATGAGGCGCAATTTGCTGAATTGGAAACACTGGGGGAACTGACGAAGATTGCTTGGAAGCACGATGTTCAAGTCATGGTGGAAGGACCCGGTCACGTACCGATGCATTTGATTAAAGAAAATATGGATAAGCAGCTGGAAGTCTGTCAAGAAGCTCCATTCTATACCTTAGGACCTTTAACAACGGATATAGCTCCTGGATACGATCATATTACTTCTGCGATTGGTGCGGCAATGATTGGATGGTTTGGAACTGCCATGCTATGTTATGTGACACCGAAAGAGCATTTGGGACTTCCGAATAAAGAGGATGTTCGAGTAGGGGTCATTACTTATAAAATTGCAGCCCACGCAGCTGACCTTGCAAAGGGCCATAAGGATGCACAAAAACGGGATGATGCCCTTTCGAAGGCTAGATTCGAATTTCGTTGGAGAGATCAGTTCAATCTTTCTCTCGACCCTGAAAGGGCGGTTGAATATCACGACGAAACTCTTCCGGCTGAAGGTGCCAAAACAGCCCATTTCTGTTCAATGTGCGGACCTAAATTCTGCAGTATGAGAATCTCCCAGGACATCCGTGATTTGGCAAAAGAAAAGGGACTGGGTTTTGAGTCGGTAATCGATGAAGGGCTTAAAGAAAAAGCGAATGAATTTAGGAAAACGGACGGAGAAATCTATCAATGA
- a CDS encoding DUF3231 family protein, whose protein sequence is MGILSGNPKEEPMHYGEVFGTWAFLTTTKGLIACHQTMLNHTGDKDLHKLLVEVINQGKQENDQIELLLKENNVGLPPSPPERPKANLEDIPVGARLQDPEISASVSIDINAGLVACSQIMGQCIREDIAVMFAQFHAKKAALGADFLRLNKEKGWLVPPPLHINKTSL, encoded by the coding sequence ATGGGAATTTTAAGCGGAAACCCAAAAGAAGAGCCTATGCATTACGGAGAGGTATTTGGTACATGGGCATTTCTAACAACAACAAAAGGGTTAATTGCATGTCATCAAACAATGCTCAATCACACTGGTGACAAGGACCTGCATAAATTACTTGTAGAAGTGATAAATCAAGGGAAACAGGAAAATGACCAAATTGAATTATTATTAAAAGAAAATAACGTAGGACTGCCTCCATCACCACCTGAAAGGCCTAAAGCTAATTTAGAGGATATTCCCGTTGGGGCACGTCTTCAAGATCCTGAAATCTCTGCTTCAGTATCAATCGATATTAATGCAGGATTAGTTGCTTGCAGCCAGATCATGGGTCAATGCATCCGCGAAGATATCGCAGTGATGTTCGCACAATTCCATGCAAAAAAAGCAGCATTGGGTGCTGATTTCCTAAGATTAAATAAGGAAAAAGGATGGCTGGTCCCTCCCCCTCTTCATATTAATAAAACAAGTTTGTAA
- a CDS encoding spore coat protein, whose amino-acid sequence MQNQNQQGQVHQNMQTGAIPPQMNHGGHEVFDVHEVLSGAIGTLNTYMLLRQHAQDQELMDILDRQYQFIQDEYNISLECFQTGQDPSKPTQSYKMNQGNDFIYGLTPTQPKKPLQSVSEITDECIAGLMLGAVKSAASMKAMAALEITNPVVRRVFADSVPNCIEMAYEISLYQNKHHYYQVPQLAQQDMQQMMNSYAPAQGNNNNMKH is encoded by the coding sequence ATGCAAAATCAAAATCAACAAGGTCAAGTACACCAGAACATGCAAACGGGTGCTATTCCCCCACAAATGAATCACGGTGGTCACGAAGTATTCGATGTACATGAAGTGTTGTCGGGAGCGATTGGAACTTTAAACACTTACATGCTTTTGCGTCAGCATGCTCAGGATCAGGAATTGATGGACATTCTGGATCGTCAATATCAGTTCATCCAAGATGAATATAATATTTCACTGGAGTGCTTCCAAACGGGCCAAGATCCTTCTAAACCAACCCAGAGCTACAAAATGAATCAAGGTAATGATTTTATATATGGATTGACACCAACCCAGCCAAAGAAACCTTTGCAATCCGTGTCGGAAATTACAGATGAGTGCATTGCAGGCTTGATGCTTGGAGCTGTTAAGTCTGCAGCATCCATGAAAGCGATGGCAGCGCTTGAAATAACGAATCCGGTGGTTCGCCGTGTGTTTGCAGATTCCGTTCCGAACTGCATTGAAATGGCATATGAGATTTCGTTATATCAAAACAAACATCATTACTACCAAGTTCCACAGCTTGCACAGCAGGATATGCAACAAATGATGAATTCGTATGCCCCCGCACAAGGGAATAACAACAACATGAAACATTAA
- a CDS encoding carboxymuconolactone decarboxylase family protein: MEFEANNSTENALRDYKAGIGAFTHKMPDLAEKFNSFTEECFKEGQLSKKEKQLIALGISLYSQDEYCIIYHTKGCLDQGCSEQEILEAIGVTAAFGGGATMSQAVTLVQECIQEINQMKQ, from the coding sequence ATGGAATTTGAAGCTAACAATTCTACTGAAAATGCTCTTCGTGATTATAAAGCTGGAATCGGTGCCTTTACGCATAAAATGCCTGATCTAGCTGAGAAATTCAATTCGTTTACGGAAGAGTGCTTTAAAGAAGGACAATTATCCAAGAAAGAAAAACAGCTTATCGCATTAGGAATAAGCTTATATTCGCAAGATGAATATTGTATTATCTATCATACTAAAGGATGTCTTGATCAAGGCTGTTCCGAACAAGAAATTCTTGAAGCCATTGGTGTGACCGCAGCATTTGGCGGAGGAGCCACCATGAGTCAGGCTGTAACCCTCGTCCAGGAATGCATTCAGGAAATAAATCAGATGAAACAATGA